In Desulfopila inferna, a single genomic region encodes these proteins:
- a CDS encoding ABC transporter permease: MIHLRVTKRQEPLGWSSCLVLFGAILLSLFFSGLLLALRGTPPLEGIAVLFQGAFGSRWAIEDSLIKAIPIFLASLGVAIAFRLQIWNIGAEGQFCLGAMGATWIALSFPDQPAWILLPAMIVMAVLAGGFWGLIPALLRQKMQANEIIVSLMMNYIAILILDFLVYGVWKDPTSFGFPMTPEFSPAAIVGKIGSTGVNWGLFHCVALAVIFWIFFRYTTLGFALKASGDSVKAAKYAGLPYDRLVFLVMVLSGALAGWAGFIEASATVNRLQPSIMVGYGYTAIVVAWLASLNPLYIGLASFLLAGLRVGVENLQLDLQVPAAFGGIMEGMILLTVLAGSFFIRYRILVVKEK, encoded by the coding sequence ATGATCCATCTGAGAGTCACAAAAAGACAGGAGCCCCTTGGCTGGAGCTCCTGTCTTGTTTTATTTGGAGCAATCCTGTTGTCGCTCTTTTTCAGCGGACTACTGCTCGCCCTGCGCGGTACACCGCCTCTCGAAGGAATTGCTGTATTGTTTCAGGGGGCTTTTGGTTCCCGATGGGCCATCGAAGACAGCCTCATCAAAGCCATTCCCATTTTTCTCGCCTCCCTTGGTGTTGCCATTGCCTTCCGCCTGCAAATCTGGAACATCGGAGCCGAAGGCCAATTTTGCCTCGGCGCCATGGGCGCCACCTGGATAGCGCTCTCCTTTCCGGACCAACCCGCCTGGATTCTGCTGCCGGCAATGATAGTCATGGCGGTATTAGCCGGCGGCTTCTGGGGTCTGATACCGGCGCTGCTTCGCCAGAAAATGCAGGCTAATGAAATCATCGTCAGCCTGATGATGAATTATATCGCCATCCTGATTCTCGATTTTTTAGTCTATGGGGTCTGGAAAGATCCGACAAGCTTCGGCTTTCCAATGACACCAGAATTCTCGCCTGCGGCAATAGTAGGCAAAATAGGCAGCACCGGCGTCAACTGGGGGCTTTTTCATTGTGTGGCTCTCGCTGTCATCTTCTGGATTTTCTTCCGCTACACAACCCTGGGGTTTGCGCTTAAAGCCAGCGGCGACAGCGTCAAGGCCGCCAAATATGCCGGTCTTCCCTATGACAGGCTGGTTTTCCTGGTCATGGTATTAAGCGGCGCCCTGGCAGGATGGGCGGGATTCATCGAGGCCTCCGCCACCGTCAACCGGTTGCAGCCCAGCATCATGGTGGGCTACGGGTATACTGCCATCGTCGTTGCCTGGCTGGCCAGTCTCAATCCCCTCTATATCGGTCTTGCTTCTTTTCTGCTTGCGGGCCTGCGTGTCGGTGTGGAAAATCTTCAACTCGACCTTCAGGTTCCTGCGGCTTTCGGCGGCATTATGGAGGGTATGATCCTGCTTACCGTCCTTGCCGGCAGCTTTTTTATCCGCTATAGAATCCTTGTGGTGAAAGAAAAATGA
- a CDS encoding amidophosphoribosyltransferase, with the protein MGGFFGIVSKTDCVADLYYGTDYHSHLGTKRGGMAVRNTHGFHRAIHNIENSYFRSKFESELAEFHGLQGIGVISDTDPQPLVIDSHLGTFAIVTVGRINNLADLIDKAFARKDYFSSTSDGITNPTEVAAMLICREESFEAGIRSAQEAIQGSCSLLLLTDKGIYAARDRLGRTPLVVGRRADATAVTFETSAFPNLGFETVYFPGPGEVVFLTADGWEQRLPAGERMQICSFLWVYYGYPASEYESINVERVRYNCGAALACQDNTEVDLIAGIPDSGIGHALGYANHKKIPYGRPFVKYTPTWPRSFMPQNPEMRDLVAKMKLIPVRRLIEGQRLLFCDDSIVRGTQLRENVQILFDCGACQVHMRTACPTLIYPCEFLNFSSSRSTLDLIGRKTIQELEGAEDKDLREYAESGSSKNLAMIESICSKLHLTSLKYQHLDDLVAAIGLPKERLCTHCWDGSSYY; encoded by the coding sequence ATGGGCGGTTTTTTTGGAATAGTATCGAAAACGGATTGTGTGGCGGATCTTTATTACGGCACCGACTATCACTCGCATCTGGGAACAAAACGCGGTGGCATGGCTGTGCGCAACACGCACGGATTCCATCGCGCCATCCATAATATCGAGAATTCGTACTTCCGTTCGAAGTTTGAGTCCGAGCTGGCCGAGTTTCACGGCCTGCAGGGCATTGGCGTGATCAGCGATACCGATCCGCAGCCATTGGTCATCGATTCGCACCTGGGCACCTTCGCCATCGTTACCGTGGGCCGGATCAACAATCTTGCCGATCTGATCGACAAGGCCTTTGCCAGAAAAGACTATTTCTCGAGCACCTCCGACGGCATCACCAATCCTACCGAAGTGGCGGCCATGCTGATATGCCGGGAGGAGAGTTTCGAGGCCGGTATCCGCTCCGCCCAAGAGGCCATTCAGGGCTCGTGTTCCCTGCTCCTGCTTACCGACAAGGGAATCTATGCGGCCCGCGATCGCCTGGGGCGGACCCCCCTGGTGGTGGGCCGTCGCGCCGACGCCACGGCGGTCACTTTCGAAACCAGCGCTTTTCCGAATCTGGGGTTCGAGACGGTATATTTCCCGGGCCCTGGCGAGGTTGTCTTCCTGACCGCCGACGGCTGGGAACAGCGGCTTCCCGCTGGTGAACGCATGCAGATCTGCTCTTTTCTCTGGGTATATTACGGCTACCCGGCTTCCGAATACGAAAGCATTAATGTGGAGCGGGTGCGCTATAACTGTGGGGCCGCACTGGCCTGCCAGGACAATACGGAGGTGGATTTAATAGCAGGGATTCCCGATTCAGGTATCGGCCATGCGCTCGGCTATGCCAACCATAAAAAAATCCCTTACGGCCGGCCATTCGTCAAGTATACCCCGACCTGGCCGCGCAGTTTCATGCCCCAGAACCCGGAGATGCGTGATTTGGTCGCCAAAATGAAACTGATTCCCGTGCGCCGGCTCATCGAGGGGCAGCGTCTGCTCTTCTGCGACGATTCGATCGTGCGCGGCACCCAGCTCAGGGAAAATGTGCAGATCCTCTTCGACTGTGGCGCCTGCCAGGTGCACATGCGCACGGCTTGTCCCACCCTCATTTATCCCTGCGAATTTCTCAATTTCTCCTCTTCGCGTTCAACCCTGGATCTGATTGGCCGCAAAACTATTCAGGAACTGGAAGGGGCTGAAGATAAGGATTTACGCGAGTATGCCGAGTCCGGTTCGAGCAAAAACCTGGCGATGATTGAGAGCATCTGCAGCAAGTTGCATCTGACATCCCTCAAATACCAGCACCTTGATGATCTGGTGGCCGCCATCGGCCTGCCCAAGGAACGGTTGTGCACACATTGCTGGGATGGCAGCAGCTATTATTAA
- a CDS encoding ABC transporter permease: MMMELVIPLLAATVQSGTPILYATLGEIITEKSGVLNLGVEGIMIVGALAGFIAAKFTGNPALAFFLAGMAGVAAASLHGIVCLIFQGNQVVSGLALTILGTGFANYLGTSYVGQSAPGFSPYAVPYLSEIPGIGPIFFNHDPLVYITYLIPPLLWYFLFFSRHGLGIRAVGENPAAAKAAGLSVTLYRWGGILTGGFFMGLGGAYLSLAYTHLWTNNMTAGRGWIAVALVIFAFWRPGRAVFGAYLFGGIMSLQLRLQAAGTELPSSLLLMLPYLLTIIVLVFSSWRRGRSEAPGALGVNMEPTD; this comes from the coding sequence ATGATGATGGAACTGGTCATACCGCTGCTGGCGGCAACAGTCCAGTCGGGCACTCCTATTTTATATGCCACTCTCGGTGAAATCATCACCGAAAAATCCGGTGTCCTTAATCTCGGTGTTGAAGGTATCATGATTGTCGGTGCCCTGGCCGGATTTATCGCGGCCAAATTCACCGGCAACCCGGCTCTGGCTTTTTTTCTCGCAGGGATGGCCGGTGTGGCGGCGGCTTCCCTCCACGGTATTGTCTGCCTGATATTCCAAGGCAATCAGGTGGTCTCGGGACTTGCTCTGACCATTCTGGGCACAGGCTTCGCCAACTATCTGGGAACCTCCTACGTCGGCCAGTCTGCCCCGGGATTTTCCCCCTACGCAGTACCGTATCTCTCCGAGATTCCAGGAATAGGACCTATTTTTTTTAATCACGATCCGCTGGTTTACATAACCTACCTGATACCCCCGTTACTCTGGTACTTCCTCTTTTTCAGCCGGCATGGCCTGGGGATCAGGGCAGTCGGCGAAAACCCTGCTGCGGCAAAGGCTGCCGGACTGAGTGTCACCTTGTACAGATGGGGGGGAATTCTGACAGGAGGATTTTTCATGGGACTTGGCGGCGCCTATCTTTCCCTGGCCTATACTCATTTGTGGACCAACAACATGACGGCAGGCCGCGGCTGGATAGCCGTTGCTCTGGTCATATTCGCCTTCTGGCGGCCGGGGAGGGCTGTCTTCGGTGCCTATCTGTTCGGCGGGATCATGTCTCTCCAGCTTCGTTTACAGGCTGCCGGCACCGAGCTGCCCTCATCACTCTTGCTGATGCTGCCCTACCTGCTCACCATTATCGTACTGGTATTCTCCTCCTGGAGAAGAGGGAGATCGGAGGCACCCGGCGCCCTGGGAGTCAATATGGAACCAACGGATTAA
- a CDS encoding TolC family protein — protein MTFIQTATFFSAAFLLCSCANIDQQVVQTDKDAYQTIANAQIEGLGQAEPFTIERPSETLRNILFRDQELPAHNSSFSLTDANYEQSGRDYFSSAPKASPYVLTLLDAIQVGAQNSREYQTRKEAIFRTALALDLEANEFRHSLTGLLGSLFDSGNFDGDRINSLFNNAELSLTQKFMTGMELTTRIGIDLVKLLTQGESSSLGIYGDASILVPLLRGAGRDVVREPLTQAERNIVYEIYGFEQYKADFIVNIIRSYLQVLQAIDQVRNTEENYRKLEEALVRAQRLAEAGRLPEIQVAQAIQDSLRAKDNWLRLSQGYARELDRFKVQLGLPPDAIIRLDSEELRRIAMEGFQDLPGERPISEQDPDQLFLSPDDEQDEFFLQDHYWIAKAMENRLDLRIPEGRVFDVRRKLLVAANDFLPGLYLQLSGAVGGRRPIGTWNLNDAELRLDEGRYGVGLFLDSPFNKTPERIVYRAFLLQLEEEIRNYQRAEDSVKLEVRDELRNMEEYQEQIAIQEKALEVAQWRVDATEMLLRSGRIEIRDLLEARDSLVFASDSLMNAKLNYRLSELDLMKAAGILKVTHQGLFTGPRREESDKSALETIHAHVNNLSEEPML, from the coding sequence ATGACCTTTATCCAGACAGCCACGTTCTTTTCAGCCGCTTTTCTCCTCTGCTCCTGCGCCAATATAGATCAGCAGGTCGTTCAGACCGATAAAGACGCGTACCAGACAATAGCGAATGCTCAAATCGAGGGATTGGGCCAGGCCGAACCTTTTACCATTGAACGCCCGTCCGAGACCCTGCGTAATATCCTTTTCCGGGATCAGGAACTGCCCGCGCACAACAGCTCATTCTCTCTCACCGACGCAAATTATGAGCAATCCGGAAGAGATTATTTTTCATCGGCTCCAAAAGCTTCCCCTTACGTCCTTACCCTCCTCGATGCCATTCAAGTCGGAGCACAAAACAGCCGGGAATACCAGACCCGCAAGGAAGCAATTTTCAGGACTGCACTGGCGCTGGATCTGGAAGCAAACGAATTCCGCCATTCCCTTACCGGCTTGCTGGGATCGCTGTTCGATTCCGGTAACTTCGACGGAGACAGGATAAATTCACTGTTTAACAATGCCGAATTAAGCTTGACCCAAAAGTTCATGACCGGCATGGAACTCACCACCCGGATAGGCATCGATCTGGTCAAACTGCTCACCCAGGGAGAATCATCCTCCCTAGGAATATATGGCGATGCCTCCATACTTGTGCCATTGTTGCGAGGAGCGGGCAGAGATGTAGTCCGGGAACCCCTGACGCAAGCGGAAAGGAATATCGTCTATGAGATCTACGGCTTCGAACAGTACAAGGCCGATTTTATAGTCAATATTATTCGAAGCTATCTGCAGGTGTTGCAAGCCATTGATCAGGTGCGCAATACCGAGGAAAACTATCGCAAGTTGGAGGAGGCACTGGTGCGGGCCCAACGTTTGGCAGAGGCCGGCCGTTTACCCGAAATCCAGGTTGCGCAGGCGATTCAGGACAGCCTGCGGGCCAAGGACAATTGGCTCAGGTTAAGTCAAGGGTATGCAAGAGAACTTGACAGGTTCAAGGTTCAGCTGGGTCTGCCACCCGATGCGATAATCCGTTTGGACTCTGAGGAACTGAGACGGATTGCCATGGAGGGCTTCCAGGATCTTCCCGGTGAGCGCCCCATTTCCGAGCAGGACCCCGATCAGTTATTTCTCTCTCCGGATGACGAGCAGGATGAATTTTTTCTCCAGGATCACTATTGGATTGCTAAGGCGATGGAGAACCGCCTGGATTTACGCATACCCGAAGGCAGGGTCTTCGATGTGCGACGTAAGTTGCTCGTCGCAGCCAACGATTTTCTGCCGGGTCTGTACCTGCAGCTATCAGGCGCTGTGGGTGGCAGGCGACCAATAGGCACTTGGAATCTCAACGATGCCGAATTGAGACTTGACGAAGGGCGGTATGGTGTTGGCCTCTTCCTTGACTCCCCTTTCAACAAGACGCCGGAACGCATCGTCTATCGCGCATTTTTACTGCAATTGGAAGAGGAAATCAGAAACTATCAGCGTGCCGAAGACAGCGTCAAGCTCGAGGTCAGAGATGAGCTTAGAAACATGGAAGAATATCAAGAACAGATAGCCATCCAGGAAAAGGCGCTGGAGGTAGCCCAATGGCGTGTGGATGCAACCGAAATGCTTTTGCGGAGCGGCCGTATCGAAATCCGCGATTTACTGGAAGCCCGAGACTCCTTGGTATTTGCAAGTGACAGTTTGATGAACGCCAAATTAAATTACAGGCTTTCGGAACTGGACTTGATGAAAGCTGCAGGTATCTTGAAGGTAACTCATCAGGGTCTGTTTACCGGCCCTCGAAGAGAGGAGAGCGACAAAAGTGCCCTGGAGACAATACATGCACACGTCAATAATCTCAGCGAAGAACCAATGTTATGA
- the carB gene encoding carbamoyl-phosphate synthase large subunit, giving the protein MPRRDDIRKILIIGSGPIVIGQACEFDYSGTQACKALRALGYEIVLVNSNPATIMTDPGMADATYIEPLNVKVLEKIIAAERPDAILPNLGGQSALNLSSELYHQGILEKYAVKVIGVNIEAIERGEDRIAFKAAMEGLGIDMPRSTAVTTLEAAEKVAEELGYPVVIRPAYTMGGTGGGLVYNLEELRTIVPRGLAASMINQVLVEESVLGWEELELEVVRDAKNQMITVCFIENVDAMGVHTGDSYCTAPMLTIEPALQKKLQDYSYAIVEAIEVIGGTNVQFAHDPKSGRITVIEINPRTSRSSALASKATGLPIARVSALLAGGLTLDEIPYWRDGSLEKYTPSGDYVVVKFARWAFEKFAGIEDRLGTQMRAVGEAMSIGKNYKEALQKAIRSLEINRYGLGFAKDFNTLPLETLLDRLVFATSERQFLMYEALRKGATIEKLQALTHIKAWFIEQMRELVFLEEEILKYKGRLPPDDLLRQAKKDGFADRYLARLLGVAEEAVRDRRTAMGVVQAWEPVPVSGVENAAYYYSTYNGEDQVAVSDKRKIMVLGGGPNRIGQGIEFDYCCVHAAMAIREAGLESIMVNCNPETVSTDYDTSDKLYFEPLTVEDVLSIYHKEKPEGIIVQFGGQTPLNLARELAAAGVNILGTSPEAIDLAEDRDRFNTIMSRLGIPQPESGMAGSAEEALSIAADIGYPLMVRPSYVLGGRGMEIVHDDQMLKHYLNVAVEEVSPERPVLIDKFLDNAIEAEADAIADGVSAHVPAVMEHIELAGIHSGDSACVIPPISIAPKELDTIREYTRRIAIELKVVGLMNIQYAIQNDTVYVLEANPRASRTVPIVSKVCGLSMASLATRIILGETLDDLDLRETQIPYFGVKEAVFPFNMFPEVDPVLGPEMRSTGEVLGMASSFGGAFFKAQEATQAILPLQGAVLFTIADRDKQAALEPVRRFRELGFTIMATEGTHQFLKEKGIETQPVYKLGLGRPNLVDAIKSGQIHLMINTPSGKKGSADSSNIRKTAIKYKIPYITTTAAAIAAAKGIAAIGGGEAKVRSLQSYHGDIR; this is encoded by the coding sequence ATGCCCAGACGCGACGACATTCGTAAAATTCTGATCATCGGTTCCGGACCCATCGTCATCGGTCAGGCCTGCGAATTTGATTATTCCGGAACACAGGCCTGCAAGGCTCTGCGTGCTCTCGGTTACGAAATCGTGCTGGTCAATTCCAATCCCGCAACCATCATGACCGATCCGGGTATGGCCGATGCGACCTATATCGAGCCCCTCAATGTCAAGGTGCTGGAAAAAATCATCGCCGCCGAACGCCCCGATGCGATTTTACCCAACCTAGGGGGACAATCGGCGCTGAATCTTTCCTCTGAGCTGTATCATCAGGGCATTCTTGAAAAATACGCGGTGAAGGTGATCGGTGTCAACATCGAAGCCATCGAGCGCGGCGAGGACCGTATCGCCTTTAAGGCTGCCATGGAAGGCCTGGGTATCGACATGCCGCGCAGCACCGCAGTGACCACCCTCGAGGCTGCCGAAAAGGTGGCCGAGGAATTGGGATATCCCGTGGTCATCCGTCCGGCCTACACCATGGGCGGCACCGGCGGCGGGCTGGTCTACAATCTGGAAGAGTTGCGCACCATCGTGCCGCGCGGACTGGCGGCCAGCATGATCAACCAGGTGCTGGTGGAAGAATCGGTGCTCGGCTGGGAGGAACTGGAACTGGAAGTGGTGCGCGATGCCAAAAACCAGATGATCACCGTGTGTTTCATCGAAAATGTCGATGCCATGGGAGTGCACACCGGCGACAGCTATTGCACAGCCCCTATGCTCACCATCGAGCCGGCCCTGCAGAAAAAGCTGCAGGATTACTCCTATGCCATCGTCGAGGCCATTGAGGTGATCGGCGGCACCAATGTTCAGTTTGCTCATGATCCCAAGAGCGGCAGAATCACGGTTATCGAAATCAATCCACGCACCTCCCGCTCGTCGGCCCTGGCTTCCAAGGCCACCGGCCTGCCCATTGCCCGCGTTTCCGCGCTGCTGGCCGGCGGTCTGACCCTGGATGAGATTCCCTATTGGCGCGACGGCAGCCTGGAAAAATACACCCCCTCCGGCGATTACGTGGTGGTAAAATTCGCCCGCTGGGCTTTCGAAAAATTTGCCGGGATTGAGGATCGTCTCGGGACGCAGATGCGGGCCGTGGGTGAGGCCATGAGCATCGGCAAGAACTACAAGGAAGCGCTGCAAAAAGCGATCCGCAGCCTGGAGATCAACCGCTACGGCCTCGGATTCGCTAAGGACTTTAACACTCTCCCCCTGGAAACTCTGTTGGATCGGCTGGTTTTTGCCACCAGCGAGCGCCAGTTTCTGATGTATGAAGCTCTGCGCAAAGGCGCCACCATCGAGAAGCTGCAGGCCCTCACCCATATCAAGGCCTGGTTTATCGAGCAGATGCGGGAATTGGTGTTCCTGGAAGAGGAGATACTGAAGTATAAGGGGCGGCTCCCGCCGGACGATCTGCTGCGCCAGGCAAAAAAAGATGGCTTTGCCGACCGTTATCTCGCCAGATTACTGGGCGTGGCCGAGGAGGCCGTCCGCGACCGGCGAACAGCCATGGGCGTCGTCCAGGCCTGGGAGCCGGTGCCGGTCAGCGGAGTGGAGAATGCGGCCTATTATTACTCGACCTACAATGGAGAAGACCAGGTGGCGGTCAGCGACAAGCGCAAGATCATGGTGCTGGGAGGAGGTCCGAACCGCATCGGCCAGGGCATTGAGTTTGATTACTGCTGCGTGCACGCCGCCATGGCCATCCGCGAGGCGGGGTTGGAATCGATCATGGTCAACTGCAATCCCGAAACGGTCTCCACGGACTACGATACCTCCGACAAATTGTATTTCGAACCTCTGACCGTTGAAGATGTGCTCAGCATCTACCACAAGGAAAAACCGGAAGGCATCATCGTGCAGTTCGGCGGCCAGACCCCCCTGAACCTCGCCAGGGAGCTGGCCGCGGCAGGGGTGAATATTCTCGGCACCTCGCCAGAGGCCATCGATCTGGCCGAGGACCGGGACCGCTTCAACACGATCATGAGCCGCCTGGGCATTCCCCAGCCGGAATCGGGCATGGCCGGCAGTGCCGAGGAGGCTTTGAGCATCGCCGCCGACATCGGTTATCCGCTGATGGTGCGCCCTTCGTACGTTCTCGGCGGACGCGGCATGGAGATCGTCCATGACGACCAGATGCTCAAGCATTATCTCAATGTGGCCGTGGAGGAGGTCTCGCCCGAGAGGCCGGTACTGATCGACAAGTTCCTCGACAATGCCATCGAGGCCGAGGCCGATGCTATCGCCGATGGTGTAAGTGCCCACGTACCGGCGGTTATGGAGCATATCGAGCTGGCCGGTATTCATTCGGGCGATTCAGCCTGCGTCATCCCGCCGATCAGTATCGCCCCCAAGGAACTGGATACCATCCGCGAATACACGCGCCGCATCGCCATCGAATTGAAGGTGGTCGGTCTGATGAACATCCAGTATGCTATTCAGAACGATACGGTATATGTGCTGGAGGCCAATCCGAGGGCTTCACGCACCGTGCCGATTGTTTCCAAAGTATGCGGGCTTTCCATGGCGAGCCTGGCCACCCGGATCATTCTCGGAGAAACTCTGGACGACCTTGATCTGCGCGAAACCCAGATTCCTTATTTCGGCGTGAAGGAAGCGGTGTTTCCCTTCAATATGTTTCCCGAGGTGGACCCGGTGCTCGGTCCGGAGATGCGTTCAACCGGGGAGGTTCTGGGAATGGCGAGCTCCTTCGGCGGCGCCTTTTTCAAAGCTCAGGAGGCAACCCAGGCTATTCTACCCCTGCAGGGTGCCGTGCTGTTCACCATTGCCGATCGTGACAAGCAGGCGGCCCTGGAGCCGGTGCGCCGCTTCCGCGAACTGGGTTTCACGATCATGGCCACCGAAGGCACCCATCAGTTCCTCAAGGAAAAAGGGATCGAGACCCAGCCGGTCTATAAACTGGGCCTGGGCAGACCCAACCTGGTGGACGCCATCAAGAGCGGACAGATACATCTGATGATCAATACCCCCAGCGGCAAAAAAGGCTCCGCCGACAGCTCCAATATCCGCAAGACGGCGATCAAGTATAAAATTCCCTATATTACCACCACGGCGGCCGCCATCGCCGCCGCCAAAGGCATCGCCGCGATAGGTGGAGGAGAGGCGAAGGTGCGCTCCCTGCAGAGCTATCACGGGGACATCCGCTGA
- the gpt gene encoding xanthine phosphoribosyltransferase produces the protein MNNSNDYQRTYPISWDQLHRDSKALAWRLLSDHYFKGIIAITRGGLVPSAIIARELNLHTVDTICVSSYDWQDKKGEAEVLKDFHGNGEGWLLVDDLVDTGRTAKLVRERIPKAHFATVYAKPAGRPLVDTFITEVSQDTWILFPWDTESQFVHPIAGL, from the coding sequence ATGAATAATTCCAACGACTATCAGCGAACCTACCCTATTTCCTGGGATCAACTGCACAGGGACTCTAAGGCCCTTGCCTGGCGTCTCCTGAGTGATCATTATTTCAAGGGAATAATTGCCATCACCCGGGGCGGCCTGGTCCCCTCGGCAATTATCGCCAGGGAACTCAATCTTCATACAGTTGATACCATCTGCGTCTCCAGCTATGACTGGCAGGACAAGAAAGGTGAAGCCGAGGTCCTCAAGGATTTCCATGGAAACGGTGAGGGCTGGCTCCTGGTGGATGATCTTGTCGACACCGGCAGAACCGCGAAGCTGGTGAGGGAGAGAATACCTAAAGCCCACTTTGCCACGGTATATGCCAAACCTGCAGGGCGCCCCCTGGTGGATACCTTCATCACCGAAGTGAGCCAGGACACCTGGATTCTTTTTCCCTGGGATACCGAGTCACAGTTTGTCCATCCCATTGCCGGACTGTAG
- a CDS encoding ABC transporter ATP-binding protein — MAHVPTIRLEGISKSFGKVKANHNISLDIHKGRILALLGENGAGKSTLMSILAGQLQPDSGTILLDSEEVRFTSTDKAINAGIGMVYQHFKLVEAMTVMENVFLGKTGSFFLNTGKMNEEVTTLSSRYGMKLLPGMRISDLSMGEKQQVEILKLLHRKSSILIFDEPTAVLTPEEARGLFATMRLMADQGKAIVFISHKLDEVMSIADDIAILRRGEVVDTMKKTNVSSTSELAERMIGREVLLKVDRVPSEPRQMVLKVEKLNHATLQEISLTVRQGEILGLVGVAGNGQKPLVEVICGLQQPSIDSVYLLGLEWRRFYAARNWKNALSYIPEDRQGLATCQGLDLLDNFLLTTRDGFRSGIWLLREEAREKADNLLHEFDIRPPDLNILASQLSGGNLQKMVLCREFYRQPRLIVAEQPTQGLDIAAIEDVWKLLLKAREEAGILLVTGDLTEALTLSDRIAVMFGGKIVDCFSSANGEKLEQIPQMMAGTYRS; from the coding sequence ATGGCACATGTTCCAACCATACGGCTCGAAGGCATCAGTAAATCTTTCGGCAAGGTCAAGGCCAATCACAATATCTCCTTAGATATTCATAAAGGCCGTATCCTTGCTCTGCTCGGAGAAAACGGTGCCGGAAAATCTACGCTCATGTCGATTCTGGCCGGCCAGCTGCAGCCTGATTCCGGCACCATTCTGCTCGACAGTGAAGAGGTTCGTTTTACCTCGACCGACAAAGCCATTAATGCCGGCATCGGCATGGTCTATCAGCATTTCAAACTGGTGGAAGCCATGACCGTGATGGAGAATGTGTTCCTTGGAAAAACAGGATCGTTTTTCCTCAACACCGGGAAAATGAACGAAGAGGTAACCACTCTCAGCAGCAGATATGGGATGAAACTTTTACCCGGCATGAGAATCAGTGATCTCTCCATGGGTGAAAAGCAGCAGGTCGAAATCCTCAAATTGCTGCACAGGAAAAGCAGTATTCTCATTTTCGATGAACCCACCGCAGTGCTCACCCCGGAGGAAGCCCGTGGTCTTTTCGCCACCATGCGGCTTATGGCGGACCAGGGCAAGGCCATCGTCTTTATCAGCCATAAACTCGACGAGGTCATGTCTATAGCCGATGACATCGCCATACTCAGAAGGGGTGAAGTCGTCGATACCATGAAAAAGACAAATGTGTCCTCAACCTCGGAACTCGCTGAACGCATGATCGGCCGGGAAGTCCTGCTTAAGGTGGACAGGGTGCCGAGTGAGCCCAGGCAGATGGTTCTCAAGGTTGAGAAACTCAATCATGCCACCCTGCAGGAAATCTCTCTCACCGTCAGACAAGGTGAGATACTGGGCCTTGTCGGAGTCGCCGGCAACGGCCAGAAACCTCTGGTCGAGGTGATCTGCGGACTACAGCAGCCCTCTATAGACAGCGTCTATCTGCTGGGTCTTGAGTGGAGACGTTTTTATGCCGCGAGGAACTGGAAAAACGCGCTGAGCTATATTCCCGAGGACCGGCAGGGCCTGGCGACCTGCCAGGGCCTCGATCTGCTCGACAACTTCCTGCTGACCACCCGGGATGGCTTTCGCAGTGGAATCTGGCTATTGCGGGAAGAGGCCCGGGAAAAGGCGGATAATCTTCTGCATGAGTTCGACATCAGGCCCCCGGACCTGAATATCCTGGCTTCTCAGTTATCAGGCGGCAATCTGCAGAAAATGGTGCTCTGCCGAGAATTTTACAGACAGCCGCGCCTGATAGTAGCCGAACAGCCAACCCAGGGACTTGATATCGCCGCCATTGAAGATGTCTGGAAACTCCTCCTTAAGGCTCGGGAAGAAGCGGGCATTCTTCTTGTTACCGGGGACCTCACCGAAGCCCTCACTCTGTCAGACCGCATTGCCGTAATGTTCGGCGGTAAAATCGTGGACTGCTTTTCTTCGGCCAATGGAGAAAAGCTCGAGCAGATCCCGCAGATGATGGCCGGAACTTACCGCAGCTGA